Within the Oxyura jamaicensis isolate SHBP4307 breed ruddy duck chromosome 5 unlocalized genomic scaffold, BPBGC_Ojam_1.0 oxy5_random_OJ71331, whole genome shotgun sequence genome, the region CGGCCGCCTGGCACACGGCCTCGTGCACCCCGTCCTGcatccctggggacagccccgtcAGCCAGCCCGGCGTGGGGGGGTGCGGGCGCACGGCTCCCCGCCCTGCTCACCCTGCATCTGGAAGGCTCGGCTCCAGTCCACGGCCTCGGAGCTCCCCAGCAGCGCCCGCCAGGCGCCCTCCTCGCGGTAGAACACGGCCAGCTGGTTGGCGTAGAAGTCCCCGGGGTCCGCCTGCTCCTGGGGGCACGGCGGGGACAGTGAGCACCCAGTGCGGCCGCCCCGACCcggtcccccccctcccctccccgagGGGCACCTCGGGGCGCAGGCGGGTGAGGACGACGGCGAAATCGGGCCACGAGTCCACCAGCACCTGGTGGGCGGCCGGGTTCCCCCGTGCCACCGTCATCACGgcccccagcacctgcaggacGGGGTCAGTGTGAGGGGGCACGGCAGGGGGCAACGGGGTGGGAAACGGGGCTGGGCACGGCCgtggggacacacacacagcccGGTGTCCCCATCGCCGTCACAGCAAGGGGGGTCCCCAGCTccgtggggggggggcaggggggtccACGGGTCCCCATCACCGTCACGGCGATGGCACAGGGGTCCCCAGGGCCCATATCGCCGCCAGGGTGGGAGGGATGAGGGAGGTACGGGGGGGTCCTGTGGTCCCGGTCACCGTCACGGCGATGGCACGGGGGTCCCCGcgtgccccccccagccccgtcaCCGGCAGGGAGGCGGGCAGGCTCCTCCGCAGGGCATCCTCCAGGCGCTGCAGCTGCCCGGGGCACGTCAGGATCCGCATGGCTCCGCACCGGGGCAGgctgcgccgccgccgctcaGTCCCCGCGGCACCGGGGGGGCATCGGGAGGGCACGGGGGGAGCACCGCCACGTGTCCCGGACACGCGGGGACGGGCCCTGCCCACCGCCCGCCCCGGGCACGGGGCACTCGCCCGGCCGTGACGGCCGCCCCGGGACCTGCCGGTGTCACcgcctgcccgcagccccggggtgAGTGCCGCGGGGaccggggagccccggggggggcggccggggccggggtgCCCGGGGGTGCCCGGGGGTGCCCATCCGCCCCCCGCTACCGCCGGTCTCCGGGCAGGGCCATGCTGATCCTGCGGTGCCCGGCCCGGCTGCAGCGCCTGGAGGACGCCCTGCGGAGGAGCCTGCCCCGCGCCCTGCCGGTgagcgccccgccgccgccacccccgGCCCGCACCGGGACCCCGCCGCCCCTCGCCTCGACCCCCGCGGGCATCCCGCGCCAGCCAATCACGGCGCGGACGGGCTCTGTGCCAGCCAATGGCAGCCCGGCCTGCTTCCAGCCAGCCAATCCCCTCCCGGGTCCGCACCGGCCCCGGCAGGGCCGGTGCCACCGCCCCCACGCCCCCTGCTGACCCCGCCCCTCCTCTTGGCCCCGCCCCTCGGCGGAGCCCTGGCACCAGGCCACGCCCCCTCCGCCTTCACCCCGCGCACCCCGCAGGAGGGCGGCCATCTTAGGTGAGGGCAGGGCGGCCGGGGAAAGCCAGGCCGTGCTGCCCGAGGGGGGGGTCCCCGACGGCCGCCCCGTCGCTGACGCCCCGACGCCCCCCCCCAGGTGTACGGCGCCGTGCTGAACATCAACCGCGGCAACCCGGGGGACTTCGAGGTCGCAGTAGATGCCTGGCCTGACTTCGGCGCCGTGCTGGCGCGGCGCAGCGGAGAGGTGGCTGGCGGGCGCTCGGGGTGCGGGGCTGTGGCTGTGccggggggctcagccctgccctgccccacaggCACCAGTGGACGACTGCTACTGGAACCTGCAGGCCGCCTTCTACCGGGACGTGGGCGCCTACCGGGCCCTGCTGGAGGCCCCGGGCTGCCTGCGCTGGGATGCTGCCTTCCACATCTTCGGTGGCTCCAGGGCAccgaggggctgggctgggggggacacTGGGAGCCTGGGTCGCGGGGGGCGTGGGACACTGGCGGGTGCTGAAGGGCACCGGGGCGCGGGATGCActggggacaggagctggggcacCGGGGGGTACcaagggcaggggctgggtgaGCAGGGTCCCTGGAGAGtgtgctgggggaggagagaggggcaTTGGGGGGTCCTTGGGGATGCTGGGGGCACGGTCAGCAGGCACGGGGACAGGGAGGAGTGGGgcacctgctgctgccgccccccagggctgcaggatggGGTGGCCACGGTGTCCCAGGACATTGCAGCAGCCAAGGGCGTAGAGCTGGAGGTGTCTGAGTACTACACATACCTGCACCCCGACCCCAGCACCCTACCTGAGCCACAGTGAGCACCATCCCCATCCCGTCCGTGTCCCAGTCCCGTCTCCGCCCCGCCACCGCCCACGTCCCGTCCCTCTCCCCGCAGGCTGGACCCCGACGTGCGGGTGGGCACGCTGAGCCCGGCCCACGCGGAGCTGCTGGACGCGACGTGGGCGTACGGGGGGAACGCGCGGAGCCGCCGGTacctgggggagctgctggagcgcttccccagcctgtgccTGCTGGGCCGGGCCGGCGAGCCGCTCTGCTGGGCGCTGAGCGACGGCTTCGCGGCGGGGGCGCACGGCTTCACCCTGCCCTCCCAGCGCCGCCGCGGCCTCATGCGGGCGCTGACCGTCCTGGCCGCCCGCCGGGCGCTGGCCCGAGGCTTCCCCGCCTACGGGCACACGGCCACGGGCAACGGCGCCAtgcagcggctgcaggaggcGCTGGGGCACCGCCGCCTGCCCGGGCTGTGCC harbors:
- the LOC118157323 gene encoding glycine N-acyltransferase-like protein 3 isoform X2: MPAGVLGAVMTVARGNPAAHQVLVDSWPDFAVVLTRLRPEEQADPGDFYANQLAVFYREEGAWRALLGSSEAVDWSRAFQMQGMQDGVHEAVCQAAAAKGLRMKTFQYRAMLSPEPPRPRAQ
- the LOC118157323 gene encoding glycine N-acyltransferase-like protein 3 isoform X3; the encoded protein is MRILTCPGQLQRLEDALRRSLPASLPVLGAVMTVARGNPAAHQVLVDSWPDFAVVLTRLRPEEQADPGDFYANQLAVFYREEGAWRALLGSSEAVDWSRAFQMQGMQDGVHEAVCQAAAAKGLRMKTFQYRAMLSPEPPRPRAQ
- the LOC118157323 gene encoding glycine N-acyltransferase-like protein 3 isoform X1, coding for MRILTCPGQLQRLEDALRRSLPASLPVLGAVMTVARGNPAAHQVLVDSWPDFAVVLTRLRPEEQADPGDFYANQLAVFYREEGAWRALLGSSEAVDWSRAFQMQGRGARGRVPGGRGQGAADEDLPVPSDAEP
- the LOC118157322 gene encoding glycine N-acyltransferase-like protein 3, which translates into the protein MLILRCPARLQRLEDALRRSLPRALPVYGAVLNINRGNPGDFEVAVDAWPDFGAVLARRSGEAPVDDCYWNLQAAFYRDVGAYRALLEAPGCLRWDAAFHIFGLQDGVATVSQDIAAAKGVELEVSEYYTYLHPDPSTLPEPQLDPDVRVGTLSPAHAELLDATWAYGGNARSRRYLGELLERFPSLCLLGRAGEPLCWALSDGFAAGAHGFTLPSQRRRGLMRALTVLAARRALARGFPAYGHTATGNGAMQRLQEALGHRRLPGLCRFVLHNPALARAAP